A genomic window from Streptomyces sp. HUAS YS2 includes:
- a CDS encoding lysophospholipid acyltransferase family protein, protein MSRLALIKAVLGPILRLMFRPRVEGAENIPGTGPVILAGNHLTFIDSMIMPICTDRPVFFIGKDEYVTGKGLKGRLMAWFFTGVGMIPVDRDGGRGGVAALMTGRRVLEESKAFAIYPEGTRSPDGRLYRGRTGIARLTLMTGAPVVPFAMIGTDKLQPGGAGLPRPGRVTVRFGEPMEFSRYDGMDRDRYVLRAVTDSVMSEVMRLSGQEYVDMYATKAKEAA, encoded by the coding sequence TTGTCCCGTCTCGCGCTCATCAAGGCAGTGCTCGGACCGATCCTGCGTCTGATGTTCCGGCCACGGGTGGAGGGCGCCGAGAACATTCCCGGCACGGGACCGGTCATTCTGGCCGGAAACCACCTCACCTTCATCGACTCGATGATCATGCCGATCTGCACGGACCGTCCGGTCTTCTTCATCGGCAAGGACGAGTACGTGACCGGCAAGGGCCTCAAGGGCCGGCTGATGGCCTGGTTCTTCACCGGCGTCGGCATGATCCCGGTGGACCGGGACGGCGGCCGGGGCGGTGTCGCGGCGCTGATGACCGGGCGCCGCGTCCTGGAGGAGAGCAAGGCCTTCGCGATCTACCCGGAGGGCACCCGCTCCCCCGACGGCCGGCTGTACCGCGGCCGTACCGGCATCGCGCGCCTGACGCTGATGACCGGGGCGCCGGTGGTGCCGTTCGCGATGATCGGCACGGACAAGCTCCAGCCGGGCGGCGCGGGCCTGCCGCGGCCGGGCCGGGTCACGGTGCGCTTCGGTGAGCCGATGGAGTTCTCCCGGTACGACGGCATGGACCGCGACCGGTACGTGCTGCGCGCGGTGACGGACTCGGTGATGTCCGAGGTGATGCGGCTGTCCGGTCAGGAGTACGTGGACATGTACGCCACCAAGGCGAAGGAAGCGGCCTGA
- a CDS encoding glycerophosphodiester phosphodiesterase, which produces MTQGSRTTPARRTVLGAAGAAVLGSAALGTTTAQAAPRAAEAAGARHGYRSLPVPTVIAHRGASGYRPEHTLGSYQLALDLGAHVIEQDLVPTKDGHLVCRHENDISGTTDVADHPEFASRKTTRTVDGVALTGWFTEDFTLAELKTLRAKERIPATRQENTLYDGRWEIPSFEEVLRWAEQEGRRRGREVWLHVETKHPTYFRELGLGLEERLAKLLRRYGRHRANSPVFLQSFEPSSIQRLAKLVDSPRVVLLSAASSRPWDFVQAGDPRTVADLVTPEGLAWIASYAQGIGPTLDLVIPKDAAGKLGSPTTLVRDAHAEGLILHPYTHRNENSFLPADFRRGTDPTAYGDSFGALKTYLATGIDGIFSDNTDTALLAAADLAGRTEG; this is translated from the coding sequence ATGACCCAGGGTTCGCGTACGACCCCGGCCCGGCGGACCGTCCTCGGCGCGGCGGGAGCGGCCGTGCTCGGCTCCGCGGCCCTCGGCACGACGACCGCCCAGGCCGCGCCCCGGGCGGCCGAGGCCGCCGGTGCCCGCCACGGCTACCGCTCCCTGCCCGTCCCCACCGTGATCGCCCACCGCGGCGCCAGCGGCTACCGCCCCGAGCACACCCTCGGCTCGTACCAGCTCGCCCTCGACCTGGGCGCGCACGTCATCGAGCAGGACCTCGTCCCCACCAAGGACGGGCACCTGGTGTGCCGGCACGAGAACGACATCTCCGGCACCACCGACGTGGCCGACCACCCCGAGTTCGCCTCCCGGAAGACCACCAGGACCGTCGACGGCGTCGCGCTCACCGGCTGGTTCACCGAGGACTTCACGCTCGCCGAGCTGAAGACCCTGCGCGCCAAGGAGCGCATCCCGGCCACCCGCCAGGAGAACACCCTCTACGACGGCCGCTGGGAGATCCCCTCCTTCGAGGAGGTGCTGCGCTGGGCCGAGCAGGAGGGCCGTCGGCGCGGCCGCGAGGTGTGGCTGCACGTCGAGACCAAGCACCCCACGTACTTCCGCGAGCTCGGCCTCGGCCTGGAGGAGCGGCTCGCGAAGCTGCTGCGCCGTTACGGACGCCACCGCGCGAACTCCCCGGTCTTCCTCCAGTCCTTCGAGCCCAGCAGCATCCAGCGGCTCGCGAAGCTGGTCGACTCGCCGCGCGTGGTCCTGCTCTCCGCCGCGAGCAGCCGCCCCTGGGACTTCGTCCAGGCGGGGGACCCGCGTACGGTCGCCGACCTGGTCACGCCCGAGGGCCTGGCGTGGATCGCCTCGTACGCCCAGGGCATCGGCCCCACCCTGGACCTCGTCATCCCCAAGGACGCCGCCGGCAAGCTGGGCAGCCCCACCACCCTGGTGCGCGACGCGCACGCGGAGGGCCTGATCCTCCACCCGTACACCCACCGCAACGAGAACAGCTTCCTGCCCGCCGACTTCCGCCGCGGCACCGACCCGACGGCCTACGGCGACTCCTTCGGCGCGCTGAAGACCTACCTGGCCACCGGGATCGACGGCATCTTCTCCGACAACACGGACACCGCCCTGCTCGCCGCCGCGGACCTCGCGGGCCGCACGGAGGGCTGA
- a CDS encoding sigma-70 family RNA polymerase sigma factor: MTTHDAASEPAPAAGPAPAPGLVAELAPLLAAESRAEAVGAGIEAGDLEQAVWLRLLERLRDDDAPARPADWLRRAVRDEARRARRTAGRERAYPHEPAAPPEASPAHGSPERSALVAERRRVVRAAVRRTPGRCPRLLTAMLSPEDPTYREIAGELGISQGSLGPMRSRCLGCLRRMLAAEVPAPELRGKER; the protein is encoded by the coding sequence ATGACGACTCATGACGCCGCCTCCGAGCCGGCCCCCGCTGCCGGGCCGGCCCCCGCCCCCGGACTCGTCGCCGAGCTCGCCCCGCTGCTCGCCGCCGAGTCCCGGGCCGAGGCCGTCGGCGCCGGAATCGAAGCCGGAGACCTCGAACAGGCCGTCTGGCTGCGCCTCCTGGAGCGACTCCGCGACGACGACGCCCCCGCCCGCCCCGCCGACTGGCTGCGCCGGGCCGTCCGGGACGAGGCCCGCCGGGCCCGCCGGACCGCCGGCCGTGAGCGCGCCTACCCGCACGAACCGGCCGCCCCGCCGGAGGCGTCCCCGGCGCACGGCTCACCGGAACGCTCCGCCCTGGTCGCCGAGCGCCGCCGGGTGGTGCGCGCCGCCGTCCGCCGCACCCCCGGCCGGTGCCCGCGGCTGCTCACCGCGATGCTGTCCCCCGAGGACCCCACGTACCGTGAGATCGCAGGGGAGTTGGGTATCTCACAAGGCAGCCTGGGGCCGATGCGTTCCCGCTGCCTGGGATGCCTGCGCAGAATGCTGGCCGCAGAGGTTCCCGCTCCCGAACTCCGGGGAAAGGAGCGGTAG
- a CDS encoding GNAT family N-acetyltransferase, which yields MGMSVTISAAGTQDAEQILKLQYLCYQSEAELYGDYRIEPLTQTLDELRAELERGHCLVASLGDEVVASVRGTVDEAGTAHIAKLIVHPRMRRHGLGGRLLDAIEQHFAADPGPTAKRFQLFTGHRSEGNLRLYRSRGYEQIATRVAGPRLTLVTLEKAA from the coding sequence ATGGGCATGAGCGTGACCATCTCAGCGGCAGGCACGCAGGACGCCGAGCAGATTCTGAAGCTGCAGTACCTCTGCTACCAGAGCGAGGCGGAGCTGTACGGCGACTACCGCATCGAGCCGCTCACCCAGACGCTCGACGAGCTGCGGGCCGAGCTGGAGCGCGGGCACTGCCTCGTGGCGTCGCTCGGCGACGAGGTGGTGGCATCGGTGCGCGGCACGGTCGACGAGGCCGGTACGGCGCACATCGCCAAGCTCATCGTCCACCCGCGGATGCGGCGGCACGGCCTCGGCGGCCGGCTCCTCGACGCGATCGAGCAGCACTTCGCGGCCGACCCCGGCCCCACCGCCAAGCGCTTCCAGCTGTTCACCGGCCACCGCAGCGAGGGAAACCTGCGCCTCTACCGCAGCCGCGGGTACGAGCAGATCGCCACCCGCGTGGCCGGACCGCGGCTCACCTTGGTGACCCTGGAGAAGGCCGCCTAG
- a CDS encoding methionine ABC transporter ATP-binding protein has protein sequence MITTSGLTKVYESRDRQVTALDGVDLHVREGEVFGVIGQSGAGKSSLIRCVNLLERPTSGTVTVDGVDLTALAGRGRRAGADLRRARTRIGMVFQHFNLLSSRTVKDNIELPLEILGVTGAERGRRALELLDLVGLADKAKAYPGQLSGGQKQRVGIARALAGNPKVLLSDEATSALDPETTRSILQLLRDLNRQLGLTVLLITHEMEVVKTICDSAALMQKGRIVESGTVNELLATPGSELAAELFPLTGAATGTDRTVVDVTFHGEAASQPVISQLSRTYNIDISILGAAMDTVAGKQIGRMRIELPGRYEENVVPVGFLREQGLQVDVVDAEDAPAIPAQNPTLAKDGAR, from the coding sequence GTGATCACCACTTCGGGCCTGACCAAGGTCTACGAGTCGCGAGACCGCCAGGTCACCGCTCTGGACGGCGTCGACCTCCATGTCCGCGAGGGCGAGGTCTTCGGCGTGATCGGCCAGAGCGGCGCCGGCAAGTCCTCCCTGATCCGCTGCGTCAACCTCCTGGAGCGCCCCACCTCCGGCACCGTGACCGTCGACGGGGTCGACCTCACCGCCCTCGCCGGCCGCGGCCGGCGCGCCGGAGCCGACCTGCGCCGGGCCCGCACCCGCATCGGCATGGTCTTCCAGCACTTCAACCTGCTGTCCTCGCGCACGGTGAAGGACAACATCGAACTGCCGCTGGAGATCCTCGGCGTCACCGGCGCCGAGCGCGGCCGCCGCGCCCTCGAACTGCTCGACCTGGTCGGCCTCGCCGACAAGGCCAAGGCCTACCCCGGACAGCTGTCCGGCGGCCAGAAGCAGCGCGTCGGCATCGCCCGCGCCCTCGCCGGCAACCCCAAGGTCCTGCTCTCCGACGAGGCCACCAGCGCCCTCGACCCGGAGACCACCCGCTCCATCCTCCAGCTGCTGCGCGACCTCAACCGGCAGCTCGGCCTGACCGTCCTGCTCATCACGCACGAGATGGAGGTCGTCAAGACGATCTGCGACTCCGCCGCGCTGATGCAGAAGGGCCGGATCGTCGAGTCCGGCACCGTGAACGAGCTGCTCGCCACCCCCGGCTCCGAGCTGGCCGCCGAGCTGTTCCCGCTCACCGGCGCCGCCACCGGCACCGACCGCACCGTCGTCGACGTCACGTTCCACGGCGAGGCCGCCTCCCAGCCGGTGATCTCGCAGCTCTCCCGCACGTACAACATCGACATCTCGATCCTCGGCGCCGCGATGGACACCGTCGCGGGCAAGCAGATCGGCCGCATGCGGATCGAACTGCCCGGACGGTACGAGGAGAACGTCGTCCCGGTCGGCTTCCTGCGAGAGCAGGGCCTCCAGGTCGACGTCGTCGACGCCGAGGACGCGCCCGCGATCCCCGCGCAGAACCCCACGCTGGCGAAGGACGGTGCCCGGTGA
- a CDS encoding methionine ABC transporter permease — MTWSEMQPLLEQGTIDTLYMVLWATVVSVLGGLPLGLLLVLTDKGGLLQNTAVNKVIGVIVNIGRSLPFIILLIALIPFTTFVVGTFIGPTAMIVPLAIGAIPFFARLVETAVREVDHGLVEAVQSMGGSVPTIIRKVLLPQALPSLVSAITTTVIVLIGYSAMAGAVGGEGLGSKAITYGYQRFDTQFMLVTVVVLIAIVTVVQLVGDGVVRLLARRGRTA; from the coding sequence GTGACCTGGTCGGAGATGCAGCCCCTGCTGGAGCAGGGCACGATCGACACCCTCTACATGGTCCTGTGGGCCACGGTCGTCTCCGTGCTCGGCGGACTGCCGCTCGGCCTCCTCCTCGTCCTCACCGACAAGGGCGGCCTGCTGCAGAACACCGCGGTCAACAAGGTGATCGGCGTGATCGTGAACATCGGCCGTTCGCTGCCGTTCATCATCCTGCTGATCGCCCTGATCCCCTTCACCACCTTCGTCGTCGGCACGTTCATCGGCCCGACCGCGATGATCGTCCCGCTCGCCATCGGCGCCATCCCGTTCTTCGCGCGCCTCGTCGAGACGGCCGTCCGCGAGGTCGACCACGGACTGGTCGAAGCCGTCCAGTCCATGGGCGGCTCGGTGCCCACGATCATCCGCAAGGTGCTCCTCCCGCAGGCCCTGCCCTCGCTCGTCTCCGCGATCACCACCACCGTGATCGTCCTCATCGGCTACTCGGCGATGGCCGGCGCGGTCGGCGGCGAAGGCCTCGGCTCCAAGGCCATCACCTACGGCTACCAGCGCTTCGACACCCAGTTCATGCTGGTCACCGTCGTCGTCCTGATCGCGATCGTGACCGTCGTCCAGCTCGTCGGGGACGGCGTCGTCCGCCTCCTCGCCCGCCGCGGTCGCACCGCGTAG
- a CDS encoding MetQ/NlpA family ABC transporter substrate-binding protein, whose amino-acid sequence MRKNIKLTAAAAATAAIALGLTACGTSSDPSAKGEGGKADASKPLVVAASPTPHADILNFVKDKLAAKAGLKLEVKEFTDYVLPNTATESGQVDANFFQHKPYLDDFNKKNNTHIVPVVNVHLEPLGLYSKKVKSVKDIKAGQTVAVPNDTTNEGRALHLLADNGLITLKAGVGTDAKLSDITDKKGLEFKELEAATVPRALNDVDAAVINGNYAIEADLKPATDALVLEKADGNPYANFLAVKEGNEKDARVAKLAELLNSPEVKKYIEDTYTGSVIPAFGAAK is encoded by the coding sequence GTGCGTAAGAACATCAAGCTCACCGCCGCTGCCGCCGCCACCGCCGCGATCGCCCTGGGCCTCACCGCCTGCGGCACCTCCTCCGACCCGTCCGCCAAGGGCGAGGGCGGCAAGGCCGACGCGTCGAAGCCGCTCGTCGTCGCAGCGTCCCCGACGCCGCACGCCGACATCCTGAACTTCGTCAAGGACAAGCTGGCCGCCAAGGCCGGCCTGAAGCTGGAGGTGAAGGAGTTCACCGACTACGTCCTGCCGAACACCGCCACCGAGTCCGGCCAGGTCGACGCCAACTTCTTCCAGCACAAGCCGTACCTCGACGACTTCAACAAGAAGAACAACACCCACATCGTCCCGGTGGTCAACGTCCACCTGGAGCCGCTCGGCCTCTACTCCAAGAAGGTCAAGTCGGTGAAGGACATCAAGGCCGGCCAGACCGTCGCGGTCCCCAACGACACCACCAACGAGGGCCGCGCGCTCCACCTGCTCGCCGACAACGGCCTGATCACCCTGAAGGCGGGCGTCGGCACCGACGCCAAGCTCTCCGACATCACCGACAAGAAGGGCCTGGAGTTCAAGGAGCTGGAGGCCGCCACCGTGCCCCGCGCCCTGAACGACGTGGACGCCGCCGTCATCAACGGCAACTACGCCATCGAGGCCGACCTCAAGCCCGCCACCGACGCGCTGGTCCTGGAGAAGGCGGACGGCAACCCGTACGCCAACTTCCTGGCCGTCAAGGAGGGCAACGAGAAGGACGCCCGCGTCGCCAAGCTCGCCGAGCTCCTCAACTCGCCCGAGGTGAAGAAGTACATCGAGGACACGTACACCGGTTCGGTCATCCCGGCCTTCGGCGCCGCGAAGTAA
- a CDS encoding GNAT family N-acetyltransferase, protein MELRMTTTFPDISISTDRLVLRPYEEADIPAFVEMMNDELVTAWTSVPHPYTRSDAEDWVRRIAPAERTEGRGIVFAVTEFLTQRLVGTVHLHSTDWRTGATGVAYVTAPWARGEGYATESVLAVAQWLFRDRGFERMELRTAADNTASQQVAQKIGCISEGVLRNAWIVRHQTDAGDWTELRTDLIVWSLLPEDLEGVADQMADAGYTSFADWS, encoded by the coding sequence ATGGAGCTGCGCATGACTACCACCTTTCCGGACATCTCCATCAGCACGGACCGGTTGGTGCTGCGCCCGTACGAAGAGGCCGACATCCCCGCCTTCGTGGAGATGATGAACGACGAACTCGTCACCGCCTGGACCTCCGTTCCGCATCCGTACACCCGCTCCGACGCCGAGGACTGGGTGCGCAGGATCGCTCCTGCGGAGAGAACCGAAGGCCGCGGCATCGTCTTCGCCGTCACCGAGTTCCTGACGCAGCGTCTGGTCGGCACCGTCCACCTGCACAGCACCGACTGGCGCACCGGAGCCACCGGGGTCGCCTACGTGACCGCCCCCTGGGCCCGCGGCGAGGGCTACGCCACCGAGTCCGTCCTCGCGGTCGCCCAGTGGCTGTTCCGCGACCGCGGCTTCGAACGCATGGAGCTGCGCACCGCCGCCGACAACACCGCCTCCCAGCAGGTCGCCCAGAAGATCGGCTGCATCAGCGAGGGCGTGCTGCGCAACGCCTGGATCGTGCGCCACCAGACCGACGCCGGCGACTGGACCGAGCTCAGGACCGACCTGATCGTCTGGAGCCTGCTCCCCGAGGACCTCGAGGGCGTCGCGGACCAGATGGCAGACGCCGGATACACCTCCTTCGCCGACTGGAGCTGA
- the cbiE gene encoding precorrin-6y C5,15-methyltransferase (decarboxylating) subunit CbiE: protein MADRVTVIGWDGSPLTAAARSALSAATLVAGAAHHLALPEVPPGAERIRLGSVDLAARRIAGHRGTAVVLADGDPGFFGVVRTLRAPEHGLEVEVVPAVSSVAAAFARAGMPWDDARVVVAHQRTLRRAVNVCRAHPKVCVLTSPGAGPAELALLLDGVHRTFVICEELGTDREQVTVLTSDKAADHVWRDPNVVLVIGGGAPAGGGWLMGHDTPAERDWVLPSDEYGEDTGPGESPTLRAAQLARLGPRVGDLVWDIGSGSGALAVEAARFGAAVIAVDADPAACARVEAAARRFGVQLQAVPGRAPHVLERLPEPDVVRIGAGGAAVVTAVADRRPERIVAHATTRDGAEAIGTALADGGYTVECALLQSVELDPGDWSERERSVVFLLSGRRVDAPSLRRGDSHP from the coding sequence ATGGCCGACCGGGTCACGGTGATCGGCTGGGACGGATCTCCCCTCACCGCGGCGGCCCGGTCCGCGCTCTCGGCCGCCACGCTGGTGGCCGGCGCCGCACACCACCTCGCCCTGCCCGAGGTGCCGCCCGGCGCCGAGCGCATCCGCCTCGGCAGCGTCGACCTGGCCGCCCGCCGCATCGCCGGACACCGCGGCACCGCGGTCGTCCTCGCCGACGGCGACCCCGGCTTCTTCGGCGTCGTCCGCACCCTGCGCGCCCCCGAGCACGGCCTGGAGGTCGAGGTCGTCCCGGCCGTCTCCTCCGTCGCCGCCGCCTTCGCCCGGGCCGGCATGCCCTGGGACGACGCCCGCGTCGTCGTCGCCCACCAGCGCACCCTGCGCCGCGCCGTCAACGTCTGCCGCGCCCACCCCAAGGTCTGCGTCCTCACCTCGCCCGGCGCCGGCCCCGCCGAACTCGCCCTGCTCCTCGACGGCGTCCACCGCACCTTCGTCATCTGCGAGGAACTCGGCACGGACCGCGAGCAGGTCACCGTCCTCACCTCCGACAAGGCCGCCGACCACGTCTGGCGCGACCCCAACGTCGTCCTCGTCATCGGCGGCGGAGCCCCCGCGGGCGGAGGCTGGCTGATGGGCCACGACACCCCCGCCGAACGCGACTGGGTCCTGCCCTCGGACGAGTACGGGGAGGACACCGGCCCCGGCGAGTCCCCGACCCTGCGCGCCGCCCAGCTGGCCAGGCTCGGCCCCCGCGTCGGCGACCTCGTCTGGGACATCGGCAGCGGCTCCGGCGCGCTCGCCGTGGAGGCCGCCCGGTTCGGCGCCGCGGTCATCGCCGTCGACGCCGACCCGGCCGCCTGCGCCCGCGTCGAGGCCGCCGCGCGCCGCTTCGGCGTCCAGCTCCAGGCCGTGCCCGGCCGCGCCCCGCACGTCCTGGAACGGCTGCCCGAGCCCGACGTCGTCCGCATCGGGGCGGGCGGCGCCGCGGTGGTCACCGCCGTCGCCGACCGCCGCCCCGAACGCATCGTCGCGCACGCCACCACCCGTGACGGGGCCGAGGCGATCGGCACCGCCCTCGCCGACGGCGGCTACACCGTCGAATGCGCGCTGCTCCAGTCCGTCGAACTCGACCCGGGCGACTGGTCGGAACGCGAACGATCGGTCGTGTTCCTGCTGTCCGGACGCCGTGTCGACGCCCCGTCCCTTCGCAGGGGCGACTCCCACCCGTGA
- the cobT gene encoding nicotinate-nucleotide--dimethylbenzimidazole phosphoribosyltransferase, whose product MTDTGQVPGEGLPENAGMVEQPGIPAPGAYTFLDPSESAAEDDEILLMPGAQGAWSEHQPGVVPAPPVAVPAPQAMQMGDPLTDPLPDPLTDPLTGPLPVDAQAAYGYDQGVVDTGAHEAAGRDSGSLDLGGVRAPQATAATPPPARRPLHMGPPAPDSTGGVVRSLADRGPAGTPQAPMPTPLQGPPTNGPEYLDIPRDEAAPLPGQRIGEVPQGGVPWTPQAPEAVLPQEPQQGPVAAPAETVVPAQAGEATPSGQFVQVEGMVPTTPHLAPTPPPAPAPVVPEPAPEAPVAVAAAEPVAETPAPEPVPAAEPVAEPIAVEPVAAAPVAPQAVVAEQAPVAPVPAPAQPVVVEPVPAPEPEPVADAVAEPAQAEAPAAEPVVTEPVVAEPVADEPTVQPEPTPEPEPVVEAVAEPVVEPEPVAEAVAEAPQATEAETEPAAPAEPVAEEPAVAVAEAPEAAEIATEVTEVTEEAEPADEEQAASPAAPGYDDAEREAVLRVMRERRDIRNGFRSDPIPHEVLLRVLEAAHTAPSVGHSQPWDFVVIRSAETRRTMHELATRQREAYAKSLPKGRAKQFKELKIEAILDTPVNIVVTADPTRGGRHTLGRHTQPQMAPYSSALAVENLWLAARAEGLGVGWVSFFDEREMVRSLGLPEHLEVVAYLCVGYVDEFPEEPELMQAGWSKRRPLSWVVHEETYGRRALPGEEPHDLLQETVANIRPLDAKALGEAWERQKRMTKPAGALGMLEIISAQLSGLSRMCPPPIPEPAAVAIFAGDHGVHAQGVTAWPQEVTGQMVANFLGGGAVCNAFANQVGAEVCVIDVGVASDLPATPGLLPRKVRPGTGDFTTGLAMTREEVLAAIEVGIETARDLVAAGNKALLTGEMGIANTTASAALISVYTGVDPTEVTGRGTGINDEMHARKVDVVRRALDLHKPDPADPIGVLSAVGGLEHAALVGLILGGASLRTPVILDGVSTGAAALVARAIAPEALAACIAGHRSAEPGHVAALNKLGLRPLVDLDLRLGEGTGALLALPVVQSAARAMHEVATFDSAGVTEK is encoded by the coding sequence ATGACGGACACCGGCCAGGTCCCGGGCGAGGGGCTGCCGGAGAACGCAGGCATGGTCGAGCAGCCGGGCATCCCCGCTCCGGGCGCGTACACCTTCCTGGACCCCTCCGAGAGCGCAGCCGAGGACGACGAGATTCTGCTGATGCCGGGCGCCCAGGGGGCGTGGAGCGAGCACCAGCCGGGTGTCGTCCCCGCGCCGCCGGTCGCCGTGCCCGCGCCGCAGGCGATGCAGATGGGCGACCCGCTCACCGACCCGCTGCCCGACCCCCTCACGGACCCGCTGACCGGCCCGCTGCCGGTCGACGCGCAGGCCGCCTACGGGTACGACCAGGGCGTCGTCGACACCGGCGCGCACGAGGCCGCCGGGCGGGACTCGGGCTCGCTGGACCTCGGCGGCGTCCGCGCGCCCCAGGCCACCGCTGCGACGCCGCCACCGGCCCGCCGCCCGCTGCACATGGGCCCGCCGGCCCCGGACAGCACCGGCGGCGTGGTCCGCTCGCTCGCCGACCGGGGCCCCGCCGGGACCCCGCAGGCCCCGATGCCGACCCCGCTCCAGGGCCCGCCCACCAACGGCCCCGAGTACCTGGACATCCCGCGCGACGAGGCGGCCCCGCTGCCCGGCCAGCGGATCGGTGAGGTCCCGCAGGGCGGTGTCCCGTGGACGCCGCAGGCGCCGGAGGCCGTACTGCCCCAGGAGCCGCAGCAGGGCCCCGTGGCCGCCCCCGCAGAAACGGTCGTCCCGGCGCAGGCCGGCGAGGCGACCCCGTCGGGCCAGTTCGTGCAGGTCGAGGGCATGGTCCCGACGACCCCGCACCTGGCCCCCACCCCGCCCCCGGCCCCCGCCCCGGTCGTCCCGGAGCCGGCCCCCGAGGCTCCCGTCGCCGTTGCCGCCGCCGAGCCGGTCGCCGAGACGCCCGCGCCCGAGCCGGTCCCCGCGGCCGAGCCGGTCGCGGAGCCGATCGCCGTCGAGCCCGTTGCCGCCGCTCCGGTGGCCCCGCAGGCCGTCGTCGCTGAGCAGGCCCCAGTGGCACCGGTCCCCGCCCCCGCCCAGCCGGTCGTCGTGGAGCCGGTGCCGGCCCCGGAGCCCGAGCCCGTGGCCGACGCGGTGGCCGAGCCGGCGCAGGCCGAGGCGCCGGCGGCGGAGCCCGTCGTGACGGAGCCGGTGGTGGCCGAGCCGGTCGCCGACGAGCCGACGGTCCAGCCGGAGCCGACCCCCGAGCCGGAGCCGGTCGTCGAGGCCGTCGCGGAGCCGGTCGTCGAGCCGGAGCCCGTCGCGGAAGCGGTCGCCGAGGCGCCCCAGGCCACGGAGGCCGAGACCGAGCCCGCCGCACCGGCGGAGCCCGTCGCCGAAGAGCCCGCGGTCGCCGTCGCGGAGGCCCCCGAGGCCGCGGAGATCGCCACCGAAGTCACCGAGGTCACCGAAGAGGCCGAGCCGGCCGACGAGGAGCAGGCGGCGAGCCCCGCCGCCCCCGGCTACGACGACGCCGAGCGCGAGGCCGTCCTCCGCGTGATGCGCGAGCGCCGCGACATCCGCAACGGCTTCCGCAGCGACCCGATCCCGCACGAGGTGCTCCTGCGCGTCCTCGAAGCGGCGCACACCGCGCCCAGCGTCGGCCACTCCCAGCCGTGGGACTTCGTCGTCATCCGCTCCGCCGAGACCCGCCGGACGATGCACGAGCTCGCCACCCGGCAGCGCGAGGCGTACGCCAAGTCGCTGCCCAAGGGCCGGGCAAAGCAGTTCAAGGAACTGAAGATCGAGGCCATCCTCGACACCCCGGTCAACATCGTCGTGACCGCCGACCCCACCCGGGGCGGGCGGCACACCCTCGGGCGCCACACGCAGCCGCAGATGGCCCCCTACTCCTCGGCCCTCGCCGTCGAGAACCTGTGGCTCGCCGCCCGCGCCGAGGGCCTGGGCGTCGGCTGGGTCAGCTTCTTCGACGAGCGCGAGATGGTCCGCTCGCTCGGCCTGCCCGAGCACCTGGAGGTCGTCGCGTACCTGTGCGTCGGGTACGTCGACGAGTTCCCGGAGGAGCCCGAGCTGATGCAGGCGGGCTGGTCCAAGCGCCGCCCGCTGTCCTGGGTCGTCCACGAGGAGACGTACGGCCGCCGGGCGCTGCCCGGCGAGGAGCCGCACGACCTGCTCCAGGAGACGGTCGCCAACATCCGCCCGTTGGACGCCAAGGCGCTCGGCGAGGCGTGGGAGCGGCAGAAGCGCATGACCAAGCCCGCCGGGGCGCTGGGCATGCTGGAGATCATCTCCGCGCAGCTCTCCGGACTGTCCCGGATGTGCCCGCCGCCGATCCCGGAGCCGGCCGCCGTCGCGATCTTCGCCGGCGACCACGGCGTGCACGCCCAGGGCGTCACGGCCTGGCCGCAGGAGGTGACCGGCCAGATGGTCGCGAACTTCCTCGGCGGGGGAGCGGTCTGCAACGCGTTCGCCAACCAGGTCGGCGCCGAGGTCTGCGTCATCGACGTGGGCGTGGCCTCCGACCTGCCCGCGACGCCCGGCCTGCTGCCGCGCAAGGTCCGCCCGGGCACCGGCGACTTCACCACCGGCCTCGCGATGACCCGCGAGGAGGTCCTCGCGGCGATCGAGGTGGGCATCGAGACCGCCCGCGACCTGGTCGCGGCGGGCAACAAGGCGCTCCTGACCGGCGAGATGGGCATCGCGAACACCACCGCGTCCGCCGCCCTGATCTCGGTCTACACCGGCGTCGACCCCACCGAGGTCACCGGCCGCGGCACCGGGATCAACGACGAGATGCACGCCCGCAAGGTCGACGTGGTGCGACGCGCCCTGGACCTCCACAAGCCGGACCCGGCGGACCCGATCGGCGTCCTCTCCGCGGTCGGCGGCCTGGAGCACGCGGCGCTGGTCGGCCTGATCCTGGGCGGTGCGTCGCTGCGTACGCCGGTGATCCTGGACGGCGTCTCGACGGGCGCGGCGGCCCTCGTGGCACGGGCGATCGCCCCCGAGGCCCTGGCGGCCTGCATCGCGGGCCACCGCAGCGCGGAGCCCGGCCACGTTGCCGCGCTCAACAAGCTGGGCCTGCGCCCGCTGGTCGACCTCGACCTCCGCCTCGGCGAGGGCACGGGCGCGCTCCTGGCCCTCCCGGTCGTCCAGAGCGCGGCCCGCGCGATGCACGAGGTGGCCACGTTCGACTCCGCGGGCGTCACGGAGAAGTAG